One Phyllopteryx taeniolatus isolate TA_2022b chromosome 3, UOR_Ptae_1.2, whole genome shotgun sequence genomic window, tcagaagtgtttttaaaatttcctGCTTAAAACATATTAGGTCACAATCTGATTTGATCAAAAGTGAtaaatatctttgtaaaggcacaaCCTTGGATACATTGCTTGTATTGATTATCATCATCCGCTAAATTCCCTCTGACAGATTGATTTGCACTTATTCAGATGCATTATTATTTAACCTACagtatttccatttgtttgtttagcCATCTGTAAGCATTTATTTAGATTCTCTCTTACTGATGTGCTGTTAAATATAACTTTGTTCTCCTTTCAGAATGTTGCCTTCTGTGAGAAGCACATGTGGAAGAAGTGAATAGCTCAAttgtacgtacacacacacacacacacacacacaaagtaattGCCTCATATACTTgacattttcataatttttttccccctccctaaTTTTGGTCTGCATTAAAATATAACTGGCAGCCAGCATTCAATTGCAACCACCACTTGTTCAGAATGTTTCAGTTGTAGTCTAATTAATGAATGTGAAAACTTTGTTGTGTGGTTGATATTAAATGATGACTGAAAAGACAAGTGAAGAGCTGTTTCTTTCTTGCTCTAATGTTAAACATAGAGGCAGAAGAATGTTTATTtagaaacataaaaacactaaacgtggaaaataatacatatagttttttctttctttttgtgacTAAAAAAAACTGAGTTTCGGTCTTGTGTTGCTCCTTTTTACCACTATGCACCAGTGTGGTTGTTTACATCCTTACCACTCTCCTGTCTCTTCCAAATCTGCaaaagagattaaaaaaaaatggaatgtatATCATCTGAGAACTAAATAccactggaggaaaaaaaaaatccctctatACTTGTTAATTTGTTTACTCGGTGGATTAGCGCCATAAACCATCTATACAGGCATTTGGCAACATTTTAAACTCATCCAAGTGCAAAAAGGTAACCACTATTTATATTACGATGCAAAAACTAACAAAGGTCATTTGCTCCATAAATACACATCACGCAGCAATTGTAATTGTTAGtatgaaattgtaaaatgaaGCAATAAGTAAAACATGCCCAGAATGAGTCATTGAATGCGTGTTTGGCTGAGGTTTTGCAAGATTTGCCAACATCTCACATGATGTCAAGCACGACAGCGGTTGGGACCTCaactttatactttttttttttcatgagaatTGAAATGGAATTTGGAATTGTACGACCTCATTGGCATACAACCTGACAGGTTCCACTGGatattgcattattatttttgggacaTTTCTGAAATGTAATGAGCGGATGACCCTTCCATTCTATAtgaacatttgcatttgttgaaaaatgtaaaaaataagatGAGCACCAATGCTTGACACAATACACAAACGATACAAATTGTATGATCACACCATAACTGCTTAATAATTAAACTACAGCAACACAAGACACACGCAGACAGCTCACCTGGATGTAGGCCTCTGATAAAGTGATCATCTGAGGGAGGATGTCGATCACCTGCAGGTCCTGCATCTCGTACCACTTTCCAGTTCCCTGATTGGGCACAAAAAGGTTGGTCGGCAGAACTGACACAAAACAAGGTTTTATACACTGTGCACAATACGGTCCTCAAAATTGGCTATCTTCATGCTGAACCTACATGATGCAGGACATGTATCCTGTAAGCGCCTTCGGTTGGTTTCCCATCATGCACCACATTGGCAACCAGGTCATACGTTGTGTTCTTCTCCGTGACTTGGGCTTCTTCGGTCAAGTACTCACGGAGATCTACATTTCTGAAAAAGGGAACACCGCACAAACATTTGGTACCGCTCAGTTGAATAACGACTTTCTATCCGCCACAAGATTGGGGACAGCGGCTGTGTCTGATCCTTCGCCTAAACTCCTGTTTTAGAGCAGGACCGGCAACACTTACGTGATGGGGAAGTTGACGATGGTGGGGTTCTTTTCCACAAAGAAGTTATTCTTTGTGAACCTTTTGATGCAAAAGATGAGGTAGGGTGGGAGTTTGGTCAACTGGAATCTTTTCAGGAAGTTCTCCTTGTATGTTTTGTACTCCTGGAGACACAGCAGACAGGaggctggttttttttttgtttgtttttttaaacgtaaTAAATTCAACGTCAGCAGACAATTCAAGATGAGTCACGTGTTTCTATTTTCAATGTGACGCTGTTGAAGCATTAACGAGTTTAatggggggggtgggtggaaaatacacaaatatttgcacaaatattagggaagttttgtttttgacaatttgaCTTCAACTACTGCGCTCTCGCTCAATTCACAATATTACGAGCTCGGCTTGATTATCTTacaacgtaaaaaaaaacaggcgcttttttttttttttttttttaagagtatgTCAGTGTGCAAAATTATTTGGCAAATATTGATGTACAGAATTATTCAGcaactaaatgaaaaaaaattgttcaaaaaaattaaacaactgaaaatgaaaacaaatatctcTAACAATTCCACCAAAAAATAATCAGTGACCAGTACCTCTTTTTCATAACTGCCTTCGATCCATCGAGCCTGGCAAtttcttcatcttttgatgGTCAACTTTTTATGCCGACAAAGCCACCAGAGAGGCGCACGGTTTTCTTTCAGGGTAAAGCTCTCTTTTAAGAGCCCACATGTTCTAAATAGGGTTCAAGTCAATCACTTCTAAGCCATGCAATGGAATAAATtattgcatgtctttttttcttttcagaccTTTTTTTCTGTACCACTGCTTGAAGGTGTCCTCTAAAAACTGGCAGTGGTTAATTTTAAGTCTTCTACCCCAAACAGTCAACAACCAGCTCATCTGTGATGATACCAGGCCAGACCAGAAGCCCACCCAGTCGACTGTGTGTCTTGTTCAGTGGTGGTCGGATTTCAGCCTTCCTTACCTTGCATATGTCTCCGAGTACTCCAGGTAGGCTACTCTTTTGGGCTATAACAGCACTGGAAACACAATGGGTTCCTAGAAGTTTCCCACTTGATTCTTTATAAATATTTAGCAATTAATTGGTGTCTTTTTAGAGCCTGTTGACCCTTTGCAACTAAATGTTTGGTAATTCTGTGATCATGATCCGCTATAGTTGCAAGTTGACGCATGCTTCATCTctctaaaataatttttttggccCCCTTTTGATATAGGGTGCTGATCTCCTTAGGCCACACCCTTCCTCATTACACAAATACACGTCATGCGATATGCTCAAATCCAATTAACACTCAAGTCATACAGCTTTAAGTTTGGAACTATGCATTAAAATTATGAAGCCCAAATACTTACCTGCCTAATAATTGTGCACACAGTATATCTTAATGCATTACATAAACCACCGATGAATTTTTACCTTCTCTGTGCTGCCATTGAACTTGCCCAGGATGTTGAAGAGAGGAACTTGTGGGATGATGAGCTGCTCCTTCTCATCCTTGTACAAGGGGGCTGTTGGGAGATCAAGGGTCAAGAAGAAGAACGTGGACTCGGACATCTGCTCTTGGTACTCGCTGGTCAGGAGCAGCGCCTCCTTCTCCTCTGGCGTCTGGAGACATTTAAACATCATGAGGACGCATCAAATTAGTAGAATAGTAGAAGAAGTGGTTGACTGGTGTGCTGGCCCCTATTAGACCTCCATAAGCTCGAGCAACAATTTAATTCACcttaccttgaaaaaaaaataaaaaataaaatgcagctaTTTTAAATTACTGGGGTGGCcattttaaagattaaatgtggCCCTTAGGTGCAAATGCTTGCTTTGCCTTGGTCTAAACTCAAGTTGCACTTAATTGTATGATATCCATTCTTCAGGTCAATTATGTAGTTGACTCACCAAATCTGGGTGTGGTAACTTCTTTGAGAAGATCCGCATGGAGCCTTGGAATGCTTTTGTTAGGATTGCTAGATGAAGAGAGAAAGGATGACATTATACTTTTGAAAAGTAATAACAAATGGATGcttgtgtttcccccccccccccccccccactcacttggctttttctttgtgcCCCCAAGAGCACCatgcattgcatttaaaaaccaTGTCATGAAGTCCACAGCGTCTCCTACAGAGCACACATCAAAGGCCGACAGTCATCTCCACAGAAAAGCATGTCATTCGATATCTATTCTTCCCATTTGCAAGTGCAGAATTCTGACCTTGATTGGTGATTTGGAAGTTCTTCTTGCTGCAAAGCACCACGGCCTGGAGCATCTCATGAGGAGACACGTGGGCCTTGAAGTTTCTGGGATTCCAAAGTTTGCGCATCAGCTCACCAAAGCGCTGCACCAGGAGGAACATGATGTCCCCCGGTGGTCTTCGGATCCCTCGATAGTTTTCCTCCTCCAAAAAGTAGTTCCGCAGTGGCGGGACGTTGGAAAAGGCCTTGAAGATACGAAGCACTTAAATACAATCGGGAGCTCTTGGCAATTAGTGATCAGTGAAATGAAGAAAGATTATTCATACCTGTAAGACCACATTGGCGTAGTCATTGGCTTTAATGTTGTTGAGGCCAACAATGCCTGGCAGATAAGTCGTTCCATCGTAGGCTCTGTAAAGTTTGCCCTGCTTGTCCAAACCCGAAATGTGCTGCTTGGTGAATGTCGGTTTAAGCACATACTGTGGAAGTAAATGATCATGAATTGCTGAACCATCTCAGgtcaaaaatggtcaaaaacaAATGACCATGTGCAAAGTCACAGAAGTAAATATTCACTGAATACCTGCATAAACTAATCAAATACAAGCACTATCAGAAATGATGCCATTTATAAAGATAATAAAGGCCAGGTATTAATTGAACAATGTCGCCCAACGTCagctatagaagatggatggatatttttctaGGACAACGTGAACACGTACTGGTCCTCCGAGAGCAAACAGTTGACTCACCGTAATGTCTTCTAGTGAAGAGTCAATGATCTCGTAGTTGTCAGGCAGACAATAAAACTTGAGTGTGTGCAGGTTGAGGAACACATGGTGAGTAAATTGGACACTGTGGGTGTACGCGTGGGATTTCAGACCTCGACCTACACAGAGAAGCAATTAGGTACAATTGAATGACTGGAAAGTGATGCTCCAGTGACCCAATACACATACCTTGAAAGTACTTCCCACATATGAGGCAGGCATAAACGTTGATGTGTGAGAGGGAGATGGAGCAGAGCTTCTCAAAGTCAAAGTCCAGCACACTCCTGaggaacaaacacacaaacgcatgGGCTGAGCTAAGCCGCTTGCTAAGAGATCTGCACACAACGGAATGCATCTTGCCTGTTTATGGTGTCGAGATACGGGCAGTGGCGGCTTCGTCGGTCCTCTGCTACACGACCTCGTCCTTTTTTGACTGGCACTGCAACGTGAAGGCAAGCAAACGGGGAGCAGAAATGTTTCAATCGTCTCACCGTGCAAACTCGCTAGCCAAGCATACTAGCCAGCAAGATGAACAGATGAGAGACTATCTCTTCAATAAATTGCagacgtttttgttttcttgttttaacaATATAAACTGCAATATGTGTTGGCGGAAGGTTGTGTGTCCGGGTGAAACCGTATTAAAACTATGTGgcgtgttaaaataaaatgtgttgacGTTAGCAACGTGCTAATGGAAATGTATGAAATGAATGTCACTTATTTTGCCCCCACCGTCCTCGTTGTCTTCGTCGTCCACATCGTCTTCTCTTTCACGCTTCGGAGAAACCACTGCGGTTATCATAATGTAGATTTTTATTTGGTCGAAGCGGAGAGAATTTACTATTATCAGTTTGATTTCAGACAAACGAATAGGTCGAACACGAAACGCGTCGGAACCCGCCGTAATACGTCATTCACTGCGACAGAAAcaaagtgtgtgggggggaggggggcaccATAGGTATGAACACAAGACGAGATTTGCCAGCGCTAAGAAGCCTCCAAAATATTGTAACTTGTAAAAGATTATCAGTTCCCTTGGTGTGATTGAGCAACGCAAATCGTATGCAGTACGGcatccttgtttgttttgttatttttttgtgtgtgggggggggggggggggggggggggttgttttggttttttttttgccgtccACACGCATGGAATGCGCAGACGACTTTGCCCCTACTCAGCTTAGCGTCGCCTTAGGCAAGCAGCATGTCGAATCTACCTAGGTTCCTATCTATTGTGGAGTGCACGAAAAGTAACCGAGTTTATAAAAGTACCCACAGATGGAGGCGTTTGGCATTAACAGTCTGTAATATAGTCATAAACTAATAATCACAAAATgactaagtaaaaaaaaaaagacatcgaTACTGATAATTTTCAGCATCGGAGCTAATTTTTATTTGGAGAATTTATGTATATTATAGCATGAGTTTTATTGCGTCTCCTTTTCGaatgtgcattttctttttcatgttacttatatattttttgcctttATTATTTGTTCtagtgttattattttatttattatacccATAGAAGTgttaatacctttttttttaaataaataattacaaatcgaaataatcagaatcagctcAACATTGAACTCCGGAAGTGATCTCACTACTATTAGTGAGTTGGGGACACAGCTTCTTCAGCTTTTTTTGGCCAGCAACTTTCAAGTCGCTTGCTAGCTATGTAGCTTTTTGTCAGACTCACGTGGCTTCTTTAGCGTTATCGGCATCGTCATTGTGTCACATTTTGTGGACTATGTTTGCTGAAATGGACATTTTAAGAGACGAAGAAGCGCACGAGTTGAAGTACAAGCGCGGGGGGCGTTTGGACATGAGCCACGGCTTCCTGCACCATATCCGTAGGAACCAGATCGCCAGGTGGCTATAGCTAATGCTAGCGGCTACAATGTTAGCAAACATCGATCATGAACCGACAACTGATCCCCGTGGATGCAGTCTCCACAAAATAATAGAGCcgtacatatttaaaaatatatatatatatatttatatgaagGACGTACATGAGCTTGAGTCGTAGTTTTGGGTTCGGTGTCACACGTAAAGGTTAGGGGCATGCTTGTGAGGGAGGAGATTGCATTTTATGTCAGGAAAGCAAAAAGTTTGTGCAGGGAAAAATTGAGTAAAGGATTTTTCTACtttcaaaattttaattataaaCACTGTTATCAGTTGTGCTTTTAACCCAAAGGCGACACAGTAATATAAGATCATGAGGTACAGGTGTACACAAAATTCTCCTTAAAAAAATTACTGTGGGAGAAATATTTTGAAGATCAACCTCAGATCAaagcatttgtacaaaatacgGTCAAACTAGATGTTTGTATAGTCGGAAGCTACTCAGAGTTCTGTAGTTCattgcaggtgtgtgtgaagcaGAATACATATGGCACAGCGAAAAGTGGTTaacgtgtctgcctcacagatctgaggttcggggtttgaatctttGCTTTGGCGCAAAAACTTAGTAAGGTTAATTAAAGATtacattgtccataggtgtgaatgtgagtgaaaagtCAGCCGGTATAGGCTTTCACTCACCAGcgctttggaaaatggatggatggatgatttatttaTGACTTTTCGTGTTTGTCTTTCCCTTCAAGAGATGACtatgacaaagaggtgaagttAGCCAAAGAAGCTCAGCGGCGAAGGCACACCACAACTCCTCAACGACCCCGGCGACCTGACATTCAGGTTTACCATCCCCGACCAAGACGTAAGgcatttttatatttgagtCTTGACTGTCGAGTAGAAGTCACATTATAGTATTATTATGTTCTAGATGAATCCGAGCCGCAGGCGAACGTCGAGGCGGAAGACTGGAATGAGAGCGGCTCAAGCACTGAGACGGAGATACAGGGAACTGAGCTCTTCTGGCTCGACTACCAGGCAGACTCGGGGACCATTACGTCCTTCCTTGTGCACAAGGTGGGTGAACCGTCCTTTGCAATTGTGAGCAAGctcattgtttttattgcttagtaATTCAATTGTCTGTCCCCTAAGGATGATAACCCAGCGAGGGTGGTAGAACGCGTTGCTGAGAAGAACGTTCTGGATTTAGCAATGAGGGCAGTCCTGGAGTCCCGCATTGGAAAGGAGATGGACAAAAGAAGAGATAAACGCTGAGGGACAAATTTCAGCGTGTAGTTTGCAACAGGCACGGTAGGCAAAGACCTGCCGAGAACGTCTTCATCCTGATTAGCGGGAAGGCTGCAAAAAGCTGGCGTGATGGAGGACCTGGATGATTGTGTCGCATACGCGAGCACAGATGCGATCCGCACTCCTGTTGTGTTTTGAAAGGAAGGACGTGCAGCTAAAATCAGCGAATACAGTCAAGGGCAGTCCTAACTGCATTTCACTTGTGGTTTTGCCACCCTTGGTTCACATCATAGGGGACGCATTGTGCATGTTtacttttgaaagaaaaaaaaaagtgttgtccttgaaaaaaaaaagagaacatttcCTCTTTTGTTTATAAAATTAAAGTTTGAATACAGTTGCTGGAAGTGGGAACACCACAGGGTTGTCGGTGAGTGAGTTATGACCTTGAGCATGTATTTATTTGGTTTCATTACctctattataatttatttcattttgttgttttcttttcacagcttttttttttacccatgatttgaatttgtttatttattatttttaaaaatatatttttattttatttctataaatgtgTCGAGGGGGACTTTTGGAGGAGTCatacaatgtcaatgttttcTACATGTCACACGAACAATAAACAATTTGGATACAAACATACTTTTCTAAAATCATCAGTTctgtcttttattattattaagtcatCCAGTGTTCTTTGATATCGTTAAAGACGAATAGAAAGTTTCTACATGTGGTATTTCCAACTCTGGGCTAGACATTGTTTTAAATGAGATGGTTCATCCACTATTACTTTTAAATACTTTTGATTTTGAAGTGTTTGGACATCAAATGTGTGACTATTCTTCAAAACTTACTTTTGTGTCCCCACGAAATGCTTTTTATAGTTGATAAACTGTTGATATAGTTTTAGTGCAGTTAGTGTATATTGGGAGCACCAAAAGCACTTGATGCTCCAGTATCGCACACTTTTATGtttcaacgtcccaacttctatTAATTGTGATCAGATATGGCTGAAACTTGTTTCAATTCTACATAAAACAGACACTTTCTCACTTGGATGTAATTTTACACATCTGAACCAGTTGGATGTTTACAACCCAAAAGTTCCCTGAGGCACATACTGGGGCCAACAGTAATGTTGCAGTAAGAATGTTGCACTGTTCTAGAAGTAACACAATGCACACACTATTTTCGGAGGGGAACAAATGATTAACGTGGCATTTTGTACGAAGTTTACCGAATCAAACGaggagtgacattttttttttccaacaagtTGGGTTTCGTTGGGGTCCAAGGGTCAAGAATGTTACGCAAAACTTTTCAAGGAGGATCCAGATGTGCTCTGCTATTGGTGAGATGGAGACACCTCTTCTTCAGCTTCACTTGTCAACCAGTATGCGTCTTAGGAATTGCTGGGTTCAGTAATTGGCTGAAAAGTACCTAATCACATGTGAGGCTGTCCCTCACATTGACAAAACACCCTCAGGAGACACATCAATTCTTGTCAAAGCACTATAAATCTTGTAATGTACAAAGCAGCAGTTGTGCTGGTTACGGTAAATGCATTTATACACAGTGTTATTGTCAGACATAACATCATTGTCatcacacattatttttttgtcttcttttacaACCAGCTAGCCCTcttgtaaacacattttaatggaaTTGAATTGTGTAAAGTATGAAGCTAATGGAGAATATCTGTCTAAATCTCTTATTCAATCGTGTACTAGGCtgcaaattatattattattgactCTATATTATTGCATCTAAATGCATATCACTAAAAGCATTCAAACCTTTCACACCGGCAgttcacttttattttaaatccacccatccatccattttcaaccgcttatctgaggtcgggtcgcgagggcagtagcagggatgcccagacttccctctccccagccacttcatccagctcttccggggggatcccgaggcgttcccaggtcagccgaaggacgtagtctttCCGGGGTGTCCTGaatcgtccccggggtctccaccCGGTGgtatgtgcccggaacacctcaccggggaggcatccgaatcagatgccccagccacctcatctggctcctctcaatgcggaggagcagcggctctactctgagatcctcccggatgaccgagcttctcaccctatctctaagggagagcccggacaccctgcggaggaaactcacgtcggccgcttgtatcttgtaaagatctcgttctttcggtcacgacccacagctcgtgaccgtaggtgaagcttggaacgtagatcgaccggtaaattgagagcttcgccttttggcttagctgcttctttaccacaacggatcgatacaaagttcgcatcactgcagacgctgcaccgatccacctgtcgatctcccgttccattcttccctcactcgtgaacaagaccccaagatacttgaactcctccacttggggcaggatctcatccccgacccgtaGAGGTCTCGGCacgcttttccgactgaggaccaccgtctcagatttggaggggctgattctcatcccagccgcttcacactcggctgcgaaccactccagtgagagttggagatcacggcttgatgaagccaacagaaacacataatctgcaaaaagcagagatgcaatactgaggccaccaaaccggaccccctctacgcctcggcttcgcctagaaattctgtccataaaagttatgaacagaatcggtgacaaagggcagccttggtggagtccaaccctcaccgcaaacgagtccgacttactgccggatatgcggaccaaactctgacaccggtcgtacagggaccgaacagcccgtatcagggggtttggtaccccccGCAGGACTCCCAGacggacacggttgaacgccttctccaagtccacaaaacacatatagactggttgggcgaactcccacacacccttgaggacccagccgagggtgtagacctggtccactgttccacggccaggacgaaaaccgcaCTGCTcgtcctgaatctgagattccacttcccgacggaccctcctctccagcacccctgaatagaccttaccagtgaggctgaggtgtgtgatccccctgtagttggaacacaccctccggttcttcttaagaagggggaccaccaccccagtctgccaatccagaggcactgtccccgatgtccacgcgatgttgcagaggcgtgtcaaccaggacagccccacaacatccagagccttcaggaactccgggcgaatctcatccaccccggggccttgccaccgaggtgcttaaaaagctcctcggtggcaaggcctcaaccccagagataggagagcccgcctcagagaacccagactctgcttcctcatggaaaggcgtgtcggtggaattgaggaggtcttcgaagtattctcccaacCGACTCGCAACGTCCCTAGTCGAGGTCAGCaacgccccatccccactatacacagtgttgatggtgcactgcttccccctcctgagacgccggatggtggaccagaatttcctcgaagtcgtccggaagtctttctccatggccttacctcactcctcccatacccgagtttttgcttcagcgaccaccaaagctgcattccgcttggccagccggtacccatcagctgcctcaggagtcccacaccGCTgggtccaccaacgggttcggggattgccgccacgaccaacttacggccacagctccagtcggctgcagcaatggaggcgcggaacatggtcttttttttattttaaattataaaattattataAACTAGTTTTGTGGGGGCATTAAACTACAAATGTTACTATACTAACTAAATAGAAGACATGGGGTGATCAAGTACACACTCCTTGGGCTTCAATCTTTCACAAGATATCACGCCATGACAAATATTGCATCAGCTGTCACCTTAAGCCTGCAGGAAATGTCACCGACCTCGAGAAAATATCTGACCTTAGTCTGCGCTTGTGTCTCCGCATGGTGCTGACCACCAGCGGGCACGCTGTGAGTGACCCGACAGTGACCCTTTCAGTTCATGGcgattttttatgttttgctcATTGATTTTGTGTGCCAGCAGGAAGGCCCAAGGCCCTTTGTGagttgtcccaaaaaaatatccccttacaaagaaaataatgcacagttttgattgacactgccaGAGAGggattattttaacaatgtttattattgtggttgtaagaACTGCAATTGATCGTATTGAAAACTGTTTCAGGAGCAAAATATAAGACTGACCTCTCAGCTCTACGTTTGGGAGTGGGTCTCCTCCTGGTATTTTAATCTGAGTGAAGGAGTTTCCCATTCAAGGGCGCAATAGTGCAGCCCCAGACTGAACACGACCggttaaatataaacatttaagtgAGCCACTGCAGTAGTGGAAATGCCAGGCAACTGTATTTACACTGTAAGGATGGCAGTCAGAATGTGATAATGTAACTTGTGCACAAATATACTGTAGCCTGATATATTGTAACTGCAGTGATCTAATTTAATATGCAAAGCCATCTGTCCTacacaagggaaaaaaacaaaacaacaactgtcaATCAATGACTTCACAGTCAAAGGTCAACAGGGTAAAATGTATATGCGGCATTATATGGGCCACATACCCGAcattcaaaatacagtacatccaagTTTTAAAGCAGGCTGATGTCTTCATGTTTTCTCATCTTCCAAATGCTTTGTAACGGAACATGTGCAGGATCAATAGTTACCATGTAATCGAGTATATGTGCGACAAGTGTCAGTGTCAGTGTAATAAAGCTAAAAATAACATGGGAAATGTGCAAGTGATCCCTTGCTAAAACAGGATCTGGTGGCGTGACCGCtcaatactgtatttcctcaaacagTTGCATGGGGTGTTTATTTACCCTACTGCAGCGAGTAGTTTATTTGAAGTAAGGCGTTTACTTGAGAGGAGCACTCTATTCACACAAATGATGACGAAGAAATGTTAAGTTCATGTTccaatagaaataaagtgtaTAAACGCTACATTTCTATTTGTATCGTCTAACTTTCTGCACTGTAACATATcatttgcacatctgcctcaacaTCATAGCCAAAGCAGACAAGCAAAAATGCTCTGGCAAAGTTACATTGATTTAGTTTGCGCTTCAGTGCTGATGTGTACAGTCTTTTGTTTGATGCAGGTTTCATTAATCGGTTCTGATGGGTCAATTTGTCTAAAGATTAAAGCATTGTTTAAAAGTAAAGTTTGCAGTTCTCACACCGCAGCCCCTCGCGAAGAAGATTATTAGTTTTTGGGCTGGATTTTTTAACTCCAGTGAGCTacaaaagaaggaattg contains:
- the usp39 gene encoding U4/U6.U5 tri-snRNP-associated protein 2 isoform X2; the protein is MITAVVSPKREREDDVDDEDNEDVPVKKGRGRVAEDRRSRHCPYLDTINRSVLDFDFEKLCSISLSHINVYACLICGKYFQGRGLKSHAYTHSVQFTHHVFLNLHTLKFYCLPDNYEIIDSSLEDITYVLKPTFTKQHISGLDKQGKLYRAYDGTTYLPGIVGLNNIKANDYANVVLQAFSNVPPLRNYFLEEENYRGIRRPPGDIMFLLVQRFGELMRKLWNPRNFKAHVSPHEMLQAVVLCSKKNFQITNQGDAVDFMTWFLNAMHGALGGTKKKPTILTKAFQGSMRIFSKKLPHPDLTPEEKEALLLTSEYQEQMSESTFFFLTLDLPTAPLYKDEKEQLIIPQVPLFNILGKFNGSTEKEYKTYKENFLKRFQLTKLPPYLIFCIKRFTKNNFFVEKNPTIVNFPITNVDLREYLTEEAQVTEKNTTYDLVANVVHDGKPTEGAYRIHVLHHGTGKWYEMQDLQVIDILPQMITLSEAYIQIWKRQESGKDVNNHTGA
- the usp39 gene encoding U4/U6.U5 tri-snRNP-associated protein 2 isoform X1 codes for the protein MITAVVSPKREREDDVDDEDNEDGGGKVAVPVKKGRGRVAEDRRSRHCPYLDTINRSVLDFDFEKLCSISLSHINVYACLICGKYFQGRGLKSHAYTHSVQFTHHVFLNLHTLKFYCLPDNYEIIDSSLEDITYVLKPTFTKQHISGLDKQGKLYRAYDGTTYLPGIVGLNNIKANDYANVVLQAFSNVPPLRNYFLEEENYRGIRRPPGDIMFLLVQRFGELMRKLWNPRNFKAHVSPHEMLQAVVLCSKKNFQITNQGDAVDFMTWFLNAMHGALGGTKKKPTILTKAFQGSMRIFSKKLPHPDLTPEEKEALLLTSEYQEQMSESTFFFLTLDLPTAPLYKDEKEQLIIPQVPLFNILGKFNGSTEKEYKTYKENFLKRFQLTKLPPYLIFCIKRFTKNNFFVEKNPTIVNFPITNVDLREYLTEEAQVTEKNTTYDLVANVVHDGKPTEGAYRIHVLHHGTGKWYEMQDLQVIDILPQMITLSEAYIQIWKRQESGKDVNNHTGA
- the c3h2orf68 gene encoding UPF0561 protein C2orf68 homolog, whose product is MFAEMDILRDEEAHELKYKRGGRLDMSHGFLHHIRRNQIARDDYDKEVKLAKEAQRRRHTTTPQRPRRPDIQVYHPRPRHESEPQANVEAEDWNESGSSTETEIQGTELFWLDYQADSGTITSFLVHKDDNPARVVERVAEKNVLDLAMRAVLESRIGKEMDKRRDKR